Within the Dolichospermum compactum NIES-806 genome, the region TCAATTCACACCTTAAAGAGTCATACAGATGCGATTCATAGTTTAGCTATTAGTAGTGATGGTAAAACTTTAGTTAGTGCTAGTGACGATAAAACTATCAAAGTTTGGAATTTAATAACAGGTAAACTAATTCGTACTTTAATTGGTCATAAATATTGGGTGCGTTCTGTAGATATTAGTCCTGATGGTGTTACCTTAGCAAGTGGTAGTTTTGATAAAACGATTAAATTATGGAATCTTAATCAAGAAAAACCAATTCTGAATTTAGCTACCAGTTCACAAACAGTTATAGCTGTGGCTTTCAGTCCTAATGGCAAAATTTTAGCAAGTTCCAGCCGCGATCGCGTAAGCACTGACCGAAGGTATCGCACAATTAAATTATGGAATCTGCAAACCCTCAAAGAAATTCGGACTCTCATGGTAGAAGATAATAGTGTGAATACTATTGCTTTTAGTCCCAATGGTCAAATTTTAGCAAGTGCTGGACGAAATATTTCTGAAGAACAAATCTATCACACCATTAAACTCTGGAATGTAGCTACAGGAGAGGAAATGCTAACATTGACAGGACATAGTAATGCTGTCATCTCCCTTGCTTTTAGTGCTGACGGAAAGTTTCTAGTTAGTGGTGGTGAAGATAATTTAATTAAAATTTGGCAGATTCCAGTCAATGATGACAAAAATTTTTCCCCTCGAGGTTTGGTACTTGATAAAACTAAATTTCGGTAGTTTATGAGATTATGGATTATAACTCTACAATGTCTCCGATTCTAGTTGATCTAAATATATGAAATCAGGATACTCGACTCCAGCTTCTTGTTTAATTTTCACGAATTTGGGAGATTCAAAAAACCGCTTTGCATCTTCTATAGATGTCCATCATGAAAAATGCACTATTTTATTGGGATTATTTTCGTACTTTAACCCTCCATTCAAAAAGTCATTTTCCCCAATTTGGGGTTGATTCTGACACAAATTTGACATTAAAAATCTATTAGTTTCCGTAACTGGTGTAGATGTAACCTTTATCTGGTTTTGGGGATTAGTAATTGGCAAGATTAACCTTCATAATTCATAGCACCCAAGTATTTAGTTAAAAAAGGCGAAAAAACCTCATAAATCAAAGTTAGCGGTTGTCCATGATGCCAAAACAAATAATGGCGACCCCAAAATGGACCTTGTTCATTAAAACCTGACTCTAGTGCCTCTGAGTCACCATAATAAATACCTTGGACATCTCTATACAATTCAGTCCGTAACCGTGCTAAACTTGCCCAAATTGGTAAAGACTTGTTTTGTAAATATTCATCTACATGACTGGCTTCCCACCAAGAAGCAGCATAGTATAACCGTTGACCAGAGGCGGTTCGTACCCACACCTGCCGACGCACTCTTGGACCCGGTAACATTTGAATTATAGCTGGTGCATGATCTGAATTCATGCCAATGGATGACATATCAATCACATCCACCTCCGTCGGCTCACCAGTCAGCAGTTGAACGTGTCGAGTCGGAGAACCATCACCCAAAAGCAATAATTGCCAAGTAGGTGCTAACTGAGTGTGAGGTAAACCGCGTTTAACAACTTCCTCCCCACCTTGCCATAAGGGAGTTAGACAATGCCAAGAACTGGGTAAGATTAAGTCATTTGTGGGATTAAAAGTAGTAGTCAATGTTCTTTACAAAAGTTTATATATCTATATACTATAACGATCTAATTTGATTTATCCACACTCCTAATTCCTCTTTGCTCCTCTGCGCCTCTGCGTGAGATAAAAAAATGTGGTTTATTTCCCCGAAAATCGCTGTAATATTTGAAAACCCGCTGCTACAATCATTTTTTTGACATAGCAGCGGGCTATTTACATTCAAAAATGCGGATGGCGAGACTCGAACTCGCAAGGGCTATGCCCACACGCACCTCAAGCGTGCGCGTATACCAATTCCGCCACATCCGCGCGCTTTGAACACAGATTACAGTATAACATAAAAAAATCTCTCAAACACAAGATTTTTCAAATATTTCCCAAATATTTTTTGAATGGGTATGAGACTAACAGAAATATAGTTGCAGCACAAGTCATATTAAAAGGTCTAGGAAAGATGCCACATAATCTAAATAGTCTGTTAAAAATTATGTTTGGGGATCTCCTGTCACGATTTACAGTAATGCAACAGCTTTATGTCAACAGGATGGGAGAAAATGTGAATCTACTGGTACTGATATCGTAACTAGAAAATGAAATTTGACAAAATATTAATTGCCAATCGAGGAGAAATAGCCCTTCGCATTCTCCGAGCCTGTGAAGAAATGGGAATTGCCACAGTAGCTGTTCACTCCACTGTTGACAGAAATGCTCTCCACGTACAACTTGCAGATGAAGCGGTTTGCATTGGTGAACCTGCCAGCAGTAAGAGTTATTTGAATATTCCCAATATTATTGCTGCTGCACTAACGCGCAATACTAGTGCCATTCATCCTGGTTATGGTTTTTTATCAGAGAATGCCAGATTTGCCGAAATTTGTACCGACCACCACATTGCTTTTATTGGTCCTAGTCCTGAATCTATCAGGCTCATGGGGGACAAGTCCACAGCCAAAGAAACAATGCAAAAGGCTGGTGTACCTACAGTTCCCGGTAGTGAAGGGTTAGTAGAATCTGAAGAAGAAGGATTAGCGATCGCCAAAAAAATTGGTTATCCTGTAATGATTAAAGCCACCGCAGGCGGAGGCGGTCGAGGAATGCGGCTAGTCCGTTCCGAAGACGAATTTGTCAAACTTTTCTTCGCCGCACGAGGGGAAGCAGGAGCAGCCTTTGGCAACGCAGGCGTTTATATAGAAAAATTTATTGAACGTCCCCGTCACATTGAATTTCAGATCCTAGCGGATAACTACGGTAATGTTATCCATCTAGGTGAAAGAGACTGTTCAATTCAGCGTCGTAACCAAAAACTCCTAGAAGAAGCCCCTAGTCCCGCCCTTGACCCTGACTTACGGCAAAAAATGGGAAAAGCTGCCGTTAAAGCCGCCCAGTTTATTAACTACACCGGAGCAGGAACTATTGAGTTTCTTCTAGATAAATTCGGTAAGTTCTACTTCATGGAAATGAACACCCGGATACAAGTTGAGCATCCAGTCACGGAAATGATTACTGGTATAGACTTAGTAGTTGAACAAATTCGCATTGCCCAAGGTGAAAGACTAAAGCTCACACAAAAAGAAGTGGTTCTGAGAGGACATTCCATTGAATGCCGCATTAACGCCGAAGATCCAGATCATGATTTTCGTCCAGCACCCGGTAGAATTAGCGGTTATCTTCCCCCCGGAGGTCCAGGGGTGCGGATTGATTCCCACGTATACACGGACTATCATATCCCCCCTTACTACGACTCCCTGATAGGTAAATTAATTGTCTGGGGACCAGACCGAGCCACCGCCATTACCCGGATGAAACGCGCATTACGAGAATGTGCCATTACAGGAGTCCCTACAACTATTCCCTTCCATCAAAAAATCATGGAAAACCCACAATTCTTAGAAGGTAATATTTACACTAGCTTTGTCCAGGACATGAAAATGCAGTAATTGGTCATTGGTCATTGGTCATTGGTCATTGGTCATTGAGAAAATTCTTCTTTCTTCCTCCTGACTCCGAACTCCGAACTCCTAATTACCTGTCTAACATGGTCAGTAACCCTTGCTGACCCAGTAAAATTTCCCGAATAAAACTGAAAATCGCCACCAAAATAATCGGGGTAATATCCACACCACCAATAGGTTGTACAAATTTCCGCAACGGGATTAAAAAGGGTTCAGTCGGCCAGGCTATTACACTAAAAGGCAAACTATTAAGATTGATTTGGGGATACCACGTTAGAATAATGCGGAAAATAAATAAAAACGTCATCACTCCCAAAACCGGACCAAGAATCCAAGCAGTCAAGTTAACACCAGTCATGTTGTTTAGCTACCATCTGTGAGAGAATCCAAAACTTGGGCGCAAGTTGATAAACTTTAAGTTTT harbors:
- a CDS encoding chorismate lyase, yielding MTTTFNPTNDLILPSSWHCLTPLWQGGEEVVKRGLPHTQLAPTWQLLLLGDGSPTRHVQLLTGEPTEVDVIDMSSIGMNSDHAPAIIQMLPGPRVRRQVWVRTASGQRLYYAASWWEASHVDEYLQNKSLPIWASLARLRTELYRDVQGIYYGDSEALESGFNEQGPFWGRHYLFWHHGQPLTLIYEVFSPFLTKYLGAMNYEG
- the accC gene encoding acetyl-CoA carboxylase biotin carboxylase subunit yields the protein MKFDKILIANRGEIALRILRACEEMGIATVAVHSTVDRNALHVQLADEAVCIGEPASSKSYLNIPNIIAAALTRNTSAIHPGYGFLSENARFAEICTDHHIAFIGPSPESIRLMGDKSTAKETMQKAGVPTVPGSEGLVESEEEGLAIAKKIGYPVMIKATAGGGGRGMRLVRSEDEFVKLFFAARGEAGAAFGNAGVYIEKFIERPRHIEFQILADNYGNVIHLGERDCSIQRRNQKLLEEAPSPALDPDLRQKMGKAAVKAAQFINYTGAGTIEFLLDKFGKFYFMEMNTRIQVEHPVTEMITGIDLVVEQIRIAQGERLKLTQKEVVLRGHSIECRINAEDPDHDFRPAPGRISGYLPPGGPGVRIDSHVYTDYHIPPYYDSLIGKLIVWGPDRATAITRMKRALRECAITGVPTTIPFHQKIMENPQFLEGNIYTSFVQDMKMQ
- a CDS encoding YggT family protein, whose translation is MTGVNLTAWILGPVLGVMTFLFIFRIILTWYPQINLNSLPFSVIAWPTEPFLIPLRKFVQPIGGVDITPIILVAIFSFIREILLGQQGLLTMLDR